From the genome of Nicotiana tabacum cultivar K326 chromosome 17, ASM71507v2, whole genome shotgun sequence:
TTAATGTcaagtaataacaattaaatgaGACGTGAAATTAAAATTCTGCGGATCTAAGTATCACATGTATAGTTTGACCATCTGCAGTGACAGCTAGGAAAAACAGGTAACTGAATAACATTGCTTCCTGTAACAAAAACTTAAAATACGACTCCTTATCTGCAAAGCAAAACATTTAAAAAGGCTTAACaaagatttttgaaaacaaatctAGCCACCAATTTTAACCTTATTAAATAATAACCCCGCAAATCCTGcactcatttcattaatgcgccAGAGTCACTCTCTCCCTCCATTCCAACCTTATACTTTAATTTCAACGAAtaataaaaagcaaaaaaacCACTATGATTTGTAGTAAGATAAATAATTTCCATAGATCTTCGCTTCGAGTCCAGGaaataaaattttgttttttaaaataacaAGCGTTCTCCTTTTGATTATGCAATGTAAAAAAGGACAGCTCAATGTATGCTATGCGCGAGATATAAATAAGGTTCGAACCACAAGAATCTATTTATTAGAGACTATTTCTACAGTTCAAATTCGTAACCTCCTAATAATAATTTGAAAGCAAGTAcccacaaaattaaaaaaaaagaaaagaaaaagaaaacagtgGGAAAGCCTCTTAGATTTACACATGATAATCCTCTTCTTTTTTCTGTTTGTCAGATTCTTTTACTACTATGTGCTTTAACTTATTAGTAAactatttttacttctttttgaGTGTTGAGCTCACAGTCACGCACTGAtgactttctctctctctctctccttttaTTTTCTCTCGGCAATAGTGAATTAAAGCTGTACATTACATTACAACTGTCTCTATATATAATTTGTGTTTACACTTACAAGACTTGCAACTATAGTTTTGAGGTGGAGAAAGAGGCAATTACTTGGACAGAAGCAGTGTGGTGTGGTGCTGTTCAAAGCAAAAGTGGACTGACTTGTAGTGCACCCACATTGCAATTAAGCCCACCCCTCCACATTTCCCCCCACTTTTATTAGCTTTTTGCTCCAAGATTCTTGATCTTGCTTCAAAATTCCCTCCACCCAAAAGCAAAGTTTTCTTTGGATGTGTTTGTAAGGTGCAGAGCAAGAAGGAGTTGGAATAATGGAGGTTAACTCAGTTCAGAAGTGGGTTATGCTGTGGTGTATAGTGTTGTTTATCAGTTGTGAGTTGATTCAGTGTGATGTTACCTATGATAGGAAAGCCATTGTCATTAATGGTCAAAGGAGATTACTTTTTTCTGGTTCTATACATTACCCAAGAAGCACACCTGAGGTACTCCAATTCCTGCCCATTTTATACTCTCTGTCTTCTTGTATTTTAGTGTGAAAGTGTTTATGAAGTTAGGTTCAAAATGTGGTTTTGTAGATGTGGGAAGATCTGATAAACAAGGCCAAAGAAGGAGGTTTGGATGTGGTTGAAACCTATGTGTTTTGGAATGTTCATGAGCCTTCTCCTGGCAATGTACTTCATTTCTCTACTACTATTTCTTTACAATTGGCTTGTTTTTAGTCATGTCTTGTGCTCAAAGATTAAATCTTTTTTCATATTCTTTGTGGGGTTTTCAGTACAATTTTGAAGGAAGATATGACCTTGTGAGGTTTATAAAGACAATTCAGAAAGCAGGCCTCTATGCTCATCTTAGAATTGGCCCTTATGTTTGTGCAGAGTGGAATTTTGGgtacatttcttcttcttttagctCTTGTTTAGATCTAAAGACAAGTGGTAAGTTCATACTTGTACTAATTTTACTGTCAATTCTACAGAGGGTTTCCAGTATGGCTGAAGTATGTACCAGGCATTAGCTTCAGAGCAGATAATGAACCTTTCAAGGTCTCAATTTCCccctgaaaaaaataaaaataaaattagcaTTTGAAGAAGATTTATCAATTTTATATGGTGGGTTGTTAATGaaagtttatttattttatggtCATGACAGAATGCAATGAAAGGGTATGCTGAGAAAATAGTTAACTTGATGAAGAGTCATAATCTATTCGAGTCTCAGGGTGGTCCAATCATACTATCCCAGGTATATCTTTTACTCCAATTTGTTCATTATACTATTCTTGTGTTTGCTGAAGCCAAATTCAACTAAACCTAGTTCAATTCGCTCTGTCTGATCTGCTGCTATTGCAGATTGAGAATGAGTACGGGCCGCAAGCCAAGGCACTTGGAGCAACAGGCCATCAGTATTCAACATGGGCAGCAAATATGGCAGTTGGATTGGACACAGGTGTCCCCTGGGTCATGTGCAAAGAAGAAGATGCCCCAGATCCTGTGGTATGCAAACTCAGTTGTTAGAGCTTCtccttctttcatttggcataACAGTAGTAGTCAGTCGGCATtgttctatttataggaaaattttttttagtttagtttaactTATAATAAACCGACAATATAAAAGATCTTCATTTGTCAATGTAGGTTTACCTGCTATAACAAATCACTTGCCATTTACCAGTTCATGCTTTCCATAAAATTTACCTATAATTAGCTTTTAAGTGACTTGATAGTGTAGAATAGTTTTACGCCTTCTAGTATGCACCAAAAAGTTGTTACTCCTCTTAACCTCTATTGGTTTGCTCCAGCCTCTAATAAAATCCATAAATTTGCGGTCTAACTCTTTAGGCTCCTCAAACAATTCCATAACGTCTTACATAATTTTTCCTGCTGTTGATAACAGATTAATACCTGTAATGGTTTCTACTGTGATAATTTCTTCCCAAACAAACCATACAAACCTGCAATCTGGACTGAGGCTTGGAGTGGTTGGTATGTAATCTTGTCTCTTCAAGTTTTGATTATGTAGGAAATCAGGTCATGTTTGACTCGATTTCAAATGCATTTGTAAGGTTCTCGGAATTTGGCAGTACCCTTCATCAGAGGCCAGTTCAGGATTTGGCATTTGCTGTAGCTCAATTTATACAAAGAGGAGGATCTTTTGTTAACTATTACATGGTTAGTTTTCATTCAGCTGTTCCAATAAATGTGTGATATATATATTTCTTAATAGATCGAAAGCATGTATATATAGTCTCTTATTGTAACAACATTTCCTCTTTTTGCCTAATAGTACCATGGGGGCACGAACTTTGGACGATCCGCAGGAGGCCCATTCATCACTACTAGCTACGACTATGATGCTCCAATTGATGAGTACGGTGAGTGTAGAGCTTTAGTTTACTTGTAGTTGGTTGTCACCTGTTCTCGTGTAAATTTAATTTCACGGGTCCTGAATATTCTACAAAAAAAAGTTTTGTTGGTCTCTGAAATTGTGGAATGATTGATGAAACCATTTTACTTCGCTGATATCTCATGCTATAAGGATTTTTGTGCGTCATCCTTTCTCTAATTTGTGTGTGCTGAAAGAAAATTGCAACATAATAATTTGACTGTATCATTTGGCAATTCACTTAACTGAAAGAGAAAATAACTCTTCAATGCCCCTTTCGTTTGACAGGTCTAATAAGACAGCCAAAATATGGTCATCTCAAGGAGCTTCATAGAGCTGTCAAGATGTGTGAGAAAGCCTTAGTTTCTGCAGATCCAGCAATCACATCCTTAGGAAACCTTCAACAGGTATAAAATTCTGCATTGGTGTCACTGATCTTGTTGCCGTGGCTCATTATCAGCAGTTTCTCATTGAATATTTGCTGTTACTGTAGGCATACGTGTACTCTTCAGAGACGGGGGATTGTGCTGCTTTCCTGTCAAACAATGACTGGAAATCTGCTGCAAGAGTAATGTTCAACAACATGCACTATAATTTGCCTCCTTGGTCCATTAGCATCCTTCCTGACTGCAGAAATGTAGTCTTCAACACAGCCAAAGTACGTAATACACCGGCTCGGAAACTTGTGTACATTCAATAATACTCATTAGCTGCTTTAGCTTCTTCTAAAAGTTTGAGTTCCTACACGTTACTTGCAAAAGAACTCTGATAGCAAGGATTTAACTGCTCTCAAACTCTATGTGCAGGTTGGAGTTCAAACATCAAAGATGGAAATGCTACCAACTAATTCGGAGATGCTATCTTGGGAAAGTTACAATGAAGATATATCTGCACTGGATGACAGCTCATCAATTAGATCTTTTGGTCTCTTGGAACAAATAAACGTTACCAGAGATACAAGTGACTATTTGTGGTACATAACTAGGTGAGTTTAGTTTGGTATTTGTGCTTTTGAACCTGTCTCAATTTACTTCTCTGGAGGATTGGATTGCCTGCCTACCAGTGATGCTTTATTTCTTTG
Proteins encoded in this window:
- the LOC107771930 gene encoding beta-galactosidase 3-like precursor, producing MEVNSVQKWVMLWCIVLFISCELIQCDVTYDRKAIVINGQRRLLFSGSIHYPRSTPEMWEDLINKAKEGGLDVVETYVFWNVHEPSPGNYNFEGRYDLVRFIKTIQKAGLYAHLRIGPYVCAEWNFGGFPVWLKYVPGISFRADNEPFKNAMKGYAEKIVNLMKSHNLFESQGGPIILSQIENEYGPQAKALGATGHQYSTWAANMAVGLDTGVPWVMCKEEDAPDPVINTCNGFYCDNFFPNKPYKPAIWTEAWSGWFSEFGSTLHQRPVQDLAFAVAQFIQRGGSFVNYYMYHGGTNFGRSAGGPFITTSYDYDAPIDEYGLIRQPKYGHLKELHRAVKMCEKALVSADPAITSLGNLQQAYVYSSETGDCAAFLSNNDWKSAARVMFNNMHYNLPPWSISILPDCRNVVFNTAKVGVQTSKMEMLPTNSEMLSWESYNEDISALDDSSSIRSFGLLEQINVTRDTSDYLWYITSVDISSTESFLHGGELPTLIVESTGHALHVFINGQLSGSAFGTRKNRRFVFKGKVNLRAGTNRISLLSVAVGLPNMGGHFETWSTGVLGPVAVHGLDQGKWDLSWAKWTYQVGLKGEAMNLVSPNGISAVDWMQGSLIAQRQQPLTWHKAYFNTPNGDEPLALDMSSMGKGQVWINGQSIGRYWTAYATGDCNGCHYSGNFRPPKCQFGCGQPTQKWYHVPRSWLKPTQNLLVLFEELGGDPSRISLVKRTVSSVCADVAEYHPNIKNWQIENYGRTEEFHLPKVRIHCAPGQSISSIKFASFGTPLGTCGSFQQGTCHAPTSYAVVEKKCLGRQRCAVTIANSNFGDPCPNVLKRLSVEAHCTPTQN